Proteins encoded together in one Flavobacteriales bacterium window:
- the lon gene encoding endopeptidase La — protein sequence MNDLLHSDPALFSSEALENETELIPLITAEDEEQMNAETTPPELPILPLRNTVLFPGVVIPITVGRDRSIRLIQDVYRGNRTLGVVSQKDSQIEEPNADDLNRVGTLAQIIRMLRMPDGSTTAIIQGKKRFEVLEMVRMDPYFTARIKEFAEVRPAKDDKEFHALVSSLKDLALEIIKQSPHIPTEAQFALRNIDSPSFLVNFISSNMNAEVAEKQRMLEVADLRERAKLLLAHLTKELQMLQMKNEIQSKVRTEVDRQQREYFLHQQMKTIQDELGGNPIEQELEEMRAKAAKKKWSAKVGETFEKELMKLQRMNPAGAEFSVQYNYVQLLLELPWGEYSEDKFDLRNAQKILDRDHFGLEKVKERIIEHLAVLKLKGDMKAPIICLYGPPGVGKTSLGKSMAEALGRKYVRMSLGGLHDEAEIRGHRKTYIGAMPGRLIQSMKKAGTSNPLFVLDEIDKVGRSNQGDPASALLEVLDPEQNSAFHDNFVEIEYDLSRVMFIATANSLSTIHPALRDRMEIIEVNGYTEEEKVEIALRHLLPKQFTENGIKPKQLKLAPGLIEAIIEQYTDESGVRTLEKRIAKLVRHRAKQIALKQKHSVTITVDDLVRIYGPSHARDKYQGNDVAGVVTGLAWTPTGGDILFIETSITKGEGKLTLTGNLGDVMKESAIIALEYLKAHSDIIGIDADVFKRWNVHVHVPEGATPKDGPSAGIAMLTSIASAFTQQKVRKFTAMTGEITLRGRVLPVGGIKEKILAAKRAGIKEILLSADNRKDIEDIDARYTKGMRFTYVTEMIEVVKHALLKEKVENALKVA from the coding sequence ATGAACGACCTCTTGCACAGCGACCCTGCCCTCTTCAGTTCCGAGGCCCTCGAGAACGAGACCGAGCTCATCCCCTTGATCACGGCCGAGGACGAGGAGCAGATGAACGCGGAGACCACCCCGCCGGAGCTGCCCATCCTGCCGCTGCGCAACACGGTGCTCTTCCCCGGCGTGGTGATCCCCATCACGGTGGGGCGCGATCGCAGCATCCGCCTGATCCAGGACGTGTACCGCGGCAACCGCACCCTGGGCGTGGTGAGCCAGAAGGACAGCCAGATCGAGGAGCCCAATGCCGACGACCTGAACCGGGTGGGCACGCTGGCGCAGATCATCCGCATGCTGCGGATGCCGGACGGCAGCACCACGGCCATCATCCAGGGCAAGAAGCGCTTCGAGGTGCTCGAGATGGTGCGCATGGACCCCTACTTCACGGCGCGCATCAAGGAGTTCGCGGAGGTGCGCCCGGCGAAGGACGACAAGGAGTTCCATGCCCTGGTGAGCAGCTTGAAGGACCTGGCGCTGGAGATCATCAAGCAGAGCCCGCACATCCCCACGGAGGCCCAGTTCGCCCTGCGCAACATCGACTCGCCCTCGTTCCTGGTGAACTTCATCAGCAGCAACATGAACGCCGAGGTGGCCGAGAAGCAGCGCATGCTGGAGGTGGCCGACCTGCGCGAGCGGGCCAAGCTGCTGCTGGCGCACCTCACCAAGGAGCTGCAGATGCTGCAGATGAAGAACGAGATCCAGAGCAAGGTGCGCACCGAGGTGGACCGCCAGCAGCGCGAGTACTTCCTGCATCAGCAGATGAAGACCATCCAGGACGAGCTGGGCGGCAACCCCATCGAGCAGGAGCTGGAGGAGATGCGGGCGAAGGCGGCGAAGAAGAAGTGGAGCGCCAAAGTGGGGGAGACCTTCGAGAAGGAGTTGATGAAACTGCAGCGCATGAACCCCGCCGGCGCCGAGTTCAGCGTGCAGTACAACTACGTGCAGCTGCTCCTTGAGCTGCCCTGGGGCGAGTACAGCGAGGACAAGTTCGACCTGCGGAACGCGCAGAAGATCCTGGACCGCGACCACTTCGGTCTGGAGAAGGTGAAGGAGCGCATCATCGAGCACCTGGCGGTGCTGAAGCTGAAGGGCGACATGAAGGCCCCGATCATCTGCCTGTACGGTCCGCCGGGCGTGGGCAAGACCAGCCTGGGCAAGAGCATGGCCGAAGCCCTGGGCCGCAAGTACGTGCGCATGAGCCTGGGGGGGCTGCATGACGAGGCCGAGATCCGCGGCCACCGCAAGACCTACATCGGCGCCATGCCCGGCCGCTTGATCCAGAGCATGAAGAAGGCCGGCACCAGCAACCCGCTCTTCGTGCTCGATGAGATCGACAAGGTGGGCCGCAGCAACCAGGGCGACCCCGCCAGCGCCCTGTTGGAAGTGCTGGACCCCGAGCAGAACAGCGCGTTCCATGACAATTTCGTGGAGATCGAGTACGACCTCAGCCGCGTGATGTTCATCGCCACGGCCAACAGCCTCAGCACCATCCATCCGGCGCTGCGCGACCGCATGGAGATCATCGAGGTGAATGGATACACCGAGGAGGAGAAGGTGGAGATCGCCCTGCGCCACCTGCTGCCCAAACAGTTCACCGAGAACGGCATCAAGCCCAAACAGCTCAAGCTGGCCCCGGGCCTCATCGAGGCCATCATCGAGCAGTACACGGACGAGAGCGGCGTGCGCACCCTGGAGAAGCGCATCGCCAAGCTGGTGCGCCACCGCGCCAAGCAGATCGCGCTCAAGCAGAAGCACAGCGTCACCATCACGGTGGACGACCTGGTGAGGATCTACGGCCCGAGCCACGCGCGCGACAAGTACCAGGGCAACGATGTGGCCGGCGTGGTCACCGGCCTGGCGTGGACGCCCACCGGTGGGGACATCCTCTTCATCGAGACCAGCATCACCAAGGGCGAGGGCAAGCTCACCCTCACCGGCAACCTGGGCGACGTGATGAAGGAGAGCGCCATCATCGCGCTGGAGTACCTCAAGGCCCACAGCGACATCATCGGGATCGACGCCGACGTGTTCAAGCGCTGGAATGTGCACGTGCACGTGCCCGAGGGGGCTACGCCCAAGGACGGTCCCAGCGCCGGCATCGCCATGCTGACCAGCATCGCCAGCGCCTTCACCCAGCAGAAGGTGCGCAAGTTCACGGCCATGACCGGCGAGATCACCCTGCGCGGACGGGTGCTGCCCGTCGGCGGCATCAAGGAGAAGATCCTCGCCGCCAAACGCGCGGGCATCAAGGAGATCCTGCTCAGCGCGGACAACCGCAAGGACATCGAGGACATCGACGCGCGCTACACCAAGGGCATGCGCTTCACCTACGTCACCGAGATGATCGAGGTGGTGAAGCACGCCCTGCTGAAGGAGAAGGTGGAGAACGCGCTGAAGGTGGCGTAG